In Betaproteobacteria bacterium, the following proteins share a genomic window:
- a CDS encoding NTP transferase domain-containing protein codes for MDKVSRIRSGHVPSQGAIVATSKRILALVLAGGQGTRLRPLTNEDAKPALPFADGHRIVDFVLSNLVNSRISPIYVLAQYKPHSLIQHLSMCWGLSSLDENRSLEVILPGRGSNASGYRGTADAVNQNLHLIERHEPDLVAVFAADHVYRMNIRQMVEFHELRQADVTVAAVPVPLERASSFGIIGADADGRIREFQEKPQRPNTMPLRHDYAYASMGNYLFMPEALIEGLRQADALGEYDFGRHVLPRFVQSHRTYAYDFATNRVPGIERDEESAYWRDIGTVEAYQAALSDVAGPKPRFRLWNTEWPIRGNAAEAVAGCALRTMAAPMLQPPRQAAACAHIAGCE; via the coding sequence ATGGACAAGGTTTCCCGTATTCGATCTGGGCATGTTCCCAGCCAAGGAGCGATCGTGGCGACATCGAAAAGGATCCTTGCGTTAGTGCTCGCGGGTGGACAGGGTACGCGCCTGCGCCCGCTGACGAACGAGGATGCGAAGCCGGCACTGCCGTTTGCAGACGGCCATCGCATCGTGGATTTCGTCCTGAGCAATCTCGTCAACTCGCGGATTTCACCCATCTACGTTCTGGCGCAGTACAAGCCGCACTCGCTGATCCAGCACCTGAGCATGTGCTGGGGTCTGTCTTCCCTCGACGAGAATCGTTCGTTGGAGGTCATTCTTCCCGGCAGGGGGAGCAACGCCAGCGGCTATCGAGGCACCGCGGATGCGGTCAATCAGAACCTGCATCTGATCGAACGGCATGAGCCCGACCTGGTGGCCGTGTTCGCGGCCGATCACGTCTATCGCATGAACATCCGGCAAATGGTCGAGTTTCACGAACTGCGCCAGGCGGACGTGACCGTCGCCGCGGTCCCCGTCCCGCTGGAGAGGGCATCGTCCTTCGGGATCATCGGCGCCGATGCCGACGGGCGCATACGCGAGTTCCAGGAAAAGCCGCAGCGTCCCAATACGATGCCGCTCAGGCACGACTACGCCTATGCCTCGATGGGGAATTACCTGTTCATGCCGGAAGCGCTGATCGAGGGGCTGCGCCAGGCGGACGCGCTCGGCGAGTATGATTTCGGCCGGCATGTGTTGCCGCGCTTCGTGCAGAGCCATCGGACCTACGCGTACGATTTCGCCACCAACAGGGTGCCGGGCATCGAGCGCGACGAGGAGTCCGCCTACTGGCGCGACATCGGTACGGTCGAGGCCTACCAGGCGGCGCTCTCCGATGTCGCCGGCCCGAAGCCGCGCTTCCGGCTGTGGAACACCGAGTGGCCGATCCGGGGCAACGCCGCCGAGGCGGTTGCGGGCTGTGCGCTCCGGACCATGGCAGCGCCCATGCTGCAACCGCCCAGGCAAGCAGCGGCGTGTGCCCACATTGCCGGCTGCGAATAG
- a CDS encoding DUF488 family protein, protein MATEGDATAGTRRKRADCRINRRGVRRPIKLKRVCEKPEEADGLRVLVDRLWPRGLSQGQVAADLWLREVAPSNTLLRWFGHDPRRWSQFQQKYRAQLAQQPELLHTLDDLRRRTPITLLFGAHDEARNNAVVLRDILDARGGSPMKMGDSDAAETPSN, encoded by the coding sequence ATGGCGACTGAAGGTGACGCGACAGCTGGAACCCGCCGCAAGCGCGCCGACTGCCGGATCAATCGCCGCGGCGTACGCCGGCCGATCAAGCTGAAGCGGGTGTGCGAGAAGCCCGAAGAGGCTGACGGCCTGCGCGTCCTGGTGGACAGGCTCTGGCCACGCGGCCTGAGCCAGGGTCAGGTCGCCGCGGATCTGTGGCTGCGCGAAGTGGCGCCGAGCAACACGCTGCTGCGCTGGTTCGGTCACGACCCGCGCCGCTGGAGCCAATTCCAGCAGAAATACCGGGCGCAGCTCGCCCAGCAGCCGGAATTGCTGCATACGCTTGACGATCTGCGCCGGCGCACGCCGATCACACTCCTCTTCGGTGCGCACGACGAAGCACGCAACAACGCGGTCGTCCTGCGCGACATTCTGGATGCCCGGGGAGGGAGTCCCATGAAAATGGGAGACTCGGATGCCGCCGAAACGCCATCAAACTGA
- a CDS encoding 2-oxoacid:acceptor oxidoreductase family protein has protein sequence MFQIRIHGRGGQGVVTAAEMLSVAAFLEGRHAQAFPSFGSERTGAPVVAYCRLDDREIRLREPIMEPDAIIIQDPTLLNQVDVFGGLVRDGYVIINTSRTFDALGLGDFVKDFPPEKLHAVPATEIAMKRVGRPLPNAALLGAFAAATGLISLESVDKAIREKFPAKIAAANILAAADAFKHVRHGAGATSHAEAG, from the coding sequence TTGTTCCAGATCCGCATACACGGACGCGGCGGCCAAGGGGTGGTGACCGCTGCGGAGATGCTGTCCGTCGCGGCATTCCTCGAAGGCCGCCATGCCCAGGCTTTTCCCAGCTTCGGCTCGGAGCGAACGGGCGCCCCGGTGGTGGCCTATTGCCGTCTGGACGACCGCGAGATCCGCCTGCGCGAGCCGATCATGGAGCCCGACGCGATAATCATCCAGGACCCCACGCTGCTCAACCAGGTGGACGTTTTCGGGGGCCTCGTGCGCGACGGCTACGTCATCATCAACACCTCGCGCACCTTCGATGCGCTGGGCCTCGGGGATTTCGTGAAGGACTTCCCGCCCGAGAAGCTGCATGCCGTGCCGGCCACGGAGATCGCGATGAAGCGGGTCGGCCGGCCTTTGCCCAATGCGGCGCTGCTGGGCGCCTTCGCGGCCGCCACGGGGCTCATATCACTCGAATCCGTCGACAAGGCGATCCGCGAGAAATTCCCCGCCAAGATCGCCGCGGCCAACATCCTCGCGGCGGCCGATGCGTTCAAGCACGTGCGCCACGGGGCAGGAGCGACGAGCCATGCTGAAGCAGGTTGA
- a CDS encoding FABP family protein: protein MDNLQEIGANLVGLGPLAGLVGVWEGSDGTDISPGKPDRKVNDTERSYRERWAFEVISPAVENHDQKLRQVVCDTNAWRGTRSTAGKEAGEAFHAQRGYWIWDAATKMVLNSFSVPRGIVINAGGTAEPDATCFELVAQAGSETYGICQNPYLLENFKVVRYSLKLTLNRDGSFDYEQDTQLEIKGRGLLHHTDANHLKRKS, encoded by the coding sequence ATGGACAATCTTCAGGAAATCGGCGCCAACCTGGTTGGCCTCGGCCCTCTGGCCGGTTTGGTCGGTGTCTGGGAGGGAAGCGACGGCACGGATATCTCCCCGGGCAAGCCTGACCGGAAGGTGAACGACACCGAAAGGAGCTATCGCGAGCGGTGGGCATTTGAAGTGATCAGCCCGGCGGTGGAAAACCATGATCAGAAGCTGCGCCAGGTGGTCTGCGATACCAATGCCTGGCGCGGAACCCGATCCACGGCGGGCAAGGAGGCGGGAGAAGCCTTCCACGCGCAAAGGGGTTACTGGATTTGGGATGCCGCCACCAAGATGGTGCTGAACTCGTTCAGCGTGCCGCGCGGTATCGTCATCAACGCCGGCGGCACGGCGGAACCCGACGCGACATGTTTTGAGCTTGTGGCGCAAGCAGGATCGGAGACCTACGGCATTTGCCAGAATCCCTACCTGCTCGAGAACTTCAAGGTGGTGCGCTACAGCCTCAAGCTCACGCTGAACCGGGACGGCAGCTTCGACTACGAGCAAGACACCCAGCTCGAGATCAAGGGTCGCGGACTGCTCCACCATACCGACGCCAACCACCTCAAGCGCAAATCCTGA
- a CDS encoding cbb3-type cytochrome c oxidase subunit I, translated as MRIEYQTQRLSLRFFMLMLVLFVIQVADGMILAAQHVDPTLLSGVMNFNVVRAEHLNLGIMWIVSGFIGAILFVSPLLSRREMVAPGLIKLLFLAMIVIVVGNFFTQFLAERGIAGWWLGQPWLQQGLEYLEAGRIAGLLILVGFAIVCYVVLRTFPPMREWNEVHWGLGLGVTALMAVWVFGLFYVARLDLQEYFRWFVVHYWVEGVWEVIHISLIGMFLVLMFKADIRSVGFAVFWGITLVWLSGLIGNAHHYFWVGTPEFWQFWGSLFSALEPLPLVFCFWHIYLDAHTNKLPLENAPAFYFLLGSTVLELVGAGILGFIMTFALTNVWSHGTWVTAGHAHLALFGTFGMLGIAAAYFAIPIMREAPHYDQRLGKLGFWFVFTGILGMAFAFSIGGTVQIYVYRILGLDWFGGDVSPAMGVYKLLLPLFGIVFATGAGILAYDLFTLGQRVRIPAGGDMRNAAHADVATPRAATGWRRPLTGFEAGIWLMVMWVFGAIVTFGLLSFNLPRVRVDGDPTLPYLLAGVGYPGLLLVTLGFVWRFLASMEARASVADDSPAAAMLPAQV; from the coding sequence ATGCGGATCGAATACCAGACCCAACGGCTGAGCCTGCGCTTCTTCATGCTGATGCTGGTGCTGTTCGTCATCCAGGTCGCCGACGGCATGATCCTCGCCGCCCAGCACGTCGACCCGACCCTGCTCTCAGGCGTGATGAACTTCAACGTCGTGCGCGCGGAGCACCTCAACCTGGGCATCATGTGGATCGTGAGCGGCTTCATCGGCGCGATCCTGTTTGTCAGTCCGCTGCTGTCCAGGCGGGAGATGGTGGCGCCGGGCCTGATCAAGCTGCTGTTCCTTGCGATGATCGTCATCGTGGTGGGAAATTTCTTCACCCAGTTCCTGGCCGAACGCGGCATCGCCGGCTGGTGGCTGGGGCAGCCGTGGCTGCAGCAGGGGCTGGAGTATCTGGAGGCCGGGCGGATTGCCGGCTTGCTGATCCTCGTGGGCTTCGCCATCGTCTGCTATGTGGTCCTGCGCACGTTCCCGCCGATGCGCGAGTGGAACGAAGTGCACTGGGGGCTTGGTCTCGGCGTCACCGCGCTGATGGCAGTGTGGGTATTCGGCCTGTTTTACGTGGCGCGCCTGGACCTGCAGGAATACTTCCGCTGGTTCGTGGTGCACTACTGGGTGGAAGGCGTGTGGGAGGTCATTCACATCAGCCTGATCGGCATGTTCCTGGTGCTGATGTTCAAGGCCGATATCAGGTCGGTGGGCTTCGCGGTGTTCTGGGGCATCACGCTGGTCTGGCTGTCCGGGCTGATCGGCAACGCGCATCACTACTTCTGGGTCGGCACGCCGGAGTTCTGGCAGTTCTGGGGGTCTCTGTTCAGCGCGCTCGAGCCACTGCCGCTGGTATTCTGCTTCTGGCATATCTACCTGGACGCGCACACCAACAAGCTCCCGCTGGAGAACGCGCCGGCGTTCTATTTTCTCCTCGGCTCGACAGTGCTGGAGCTGGTCGGCGCGGGCATCCTCGGCTTCATCATGACCTTCGCGCTCACCAACGTGTGGTCACACGGCACCTGGGTGACGGCGGGGCACGCGCACCTGGCGCTCTTCGGCACATTCGGCATGCTCGGCATCGCGGCAGCCTATTTCGCCATACCGATCATGCGCGAGGCTCCGCACTACGATCAGCGCCTGGGCAAGCTCGGGTTCTGGTTTGTATTCACCGGCATCCTCGGCATGGCGTTCGCGTTTTCCATCGGCGGCACGGTGCAGATCTATGTCTACCGCATTCTGGGGCTGGACTGGTTCGGCGGCGATGTCTCGCCCGCGATGGGCGTCTACAAGCTGCTGCTGCCGCTGTTCGGCATCGTCTTCGCCACGGGCGCCGGCATCCTCGCCTACGACTTGTTCACGCTGGGGCAACGGGTACGGATTCCGGCCGGCGGTGACATGCGCAACGCAGCACACGCCGATGTGGCAACGCCCCGCGCCGCCACTGGCTGGCGCCGGCCGCTCACCGGGTTCGAAGCGGGCATCTGGCTGATGGTGATGTGGGTGTTCGGGGCCATCGTCACGTTCGGGCTGCTCAGCTTCAATCTGCCGCGGGTTCGCGTGGATGGCGACCCGACGCTGCCGTATCTGCTTGCCGGCGTGGGTTATCCGGGGCTGTTGCTGGTGACGCTCGGGTTCGTGTGGCGTTTCCTCGCATCCATGGAGGCACGGGCGAGCGTTGCGGACGATTCCCCGGCCGCGGCCATGCTGCCCGCGCAGGTCTGA
- a CDS encoding sensor histidine kinase: METLRIAGSGSVQAGENSTVTPEMAQAPLADRRSALAVFALVSALGLIVLDLSTWAPLDVASIYGLPLMLAGATRDRRVLWIFTVLLIVATLVVYALQFGPGSHTLREPVFYNRLLDVVSLLAMTGLLHIWITSIRTSEARARLIKAQDERLEAARLSHRLVEVQETERRALANQLHDLVGQKLTALGINLEIMKAPSGPPDATKDNARLEDSAKLVQETIESIRNVMAELSPAVLGDFGLAPALRWYAEQFNKRTGVAISVQEQGQARRLAARAEEELFRIAQEALANVTKHARAREIVVTLEFMPRDIRLSIADDGCGFDATAPQEPSRDDGWGLMIMRERAATVGGQFEVESAPGRGTRVSVILRSDAP; encoded by the coding sequence ATGGAGACCCTCCGGATAGCGGGCAGCGGCTCCGTCCAGGCTGGCGAGAACTCAACCGTTACGCCGGAAATGGCCCAGGCGCCGCTGGCTGATCGCCGCAGCGCTCTCGCCGTATTCGCTCTCGTGTCGGCGCTCGGCCTGATCGTCCTGGATCTGTCTACCTGGGCTCCGCTAGACGTGGCCTCGATCTATGGCCTGCCTTTGATGCTTGCCGGCGCCACGCGTGATCGAAGGGTGCTATGGATCTTCACGGTGTTGCTCATCGTTGCGACTCTCGTCGTATATGCCCTGCAGTTCGGACCGGGCTCGCATACGCTGCGGGAGCCTGTCTTCTACAACCGGCTGCTCGACGTCGTGTCATTGCTGGCCATGACAGGTCTGCTGCATATCTGGATCACTTCGATACGCACGAGCGAAGCTCGCGCACGGTTGATCAAAGCCCAGGACGAGAGGCTCGAGGCAGCCAGACTTTCCCATAGGCTGGTCGAGGTGCAGGAAACCGAGCGGCGCGCGCTCGCCAATCAACTCCACGACCTGGTCGGACAGAAGCTGACCGCGCTCGGCATCAACTTGGAGATCATGAAAGCGCCATCGGGACCGCCGGACGCGACGAAGGACAACGCGCGGCTGGAGGATTCGGCGAAACTGGTGCAGGAGACGATCGAAAGCATCCGCAATGTGATGGCCGAACTCAGCCCTGCGGTGCTGGGCGACTTCGGCCTTGCGCCGGCGCTGCGCTGGTACGCCGAACAGTTCAACAAGCGCACGGGGGTGGCCATTTCGGTGCAAGAGCAAGGGCAGGCGCGCCGGCTGGCGGCGCGCGCGGAAGAGGAGTTGTTTCGCATCGCCCAGGAGGCGCTCGCGAACGTGACCAAGCACGCCCGGGCCCGGGAAATCGTGGTGACATTGGAGTTCATGCCGCGGGACATCCGCCTGAGCATCGCGGATGACGGGTGCGGATTCGACGCGACGGCGCCTCAAGAGCCTTCGCGGGACGATGGCTGGGGGTTGATGATCATGCGCGAGCGGGCGGCGACGGTGGGCGGGCAATTCGAGGTGGAGTCGGCGCCAGGGCGCGGGACGCGAGTCAGCGTCATCTTGAGGAGTGATGCCCCATGA
- a CDS encoding LysR family transcriptional regulator, whose amino-acid sequence MDITLARTFLEIMNCGSFVRAAERLHVTQTAVSVRVHTLEALLGRKLFVRNKAGASLTPAGEQFTRYALLLVQVWERARQQVAVPPGLRAVVAVAGELSLWNPFLLDWLVWMRRSAPHLALRAQVGLPDGLMNQVSQGVIDIAVTYAPQHRPGLKIELLMKEKLVMVTKARRKGAVRPDAYVYVDWGADFVAHHDLTHPELSNPGTYVDLGPLGLQYILKVGGSGYFRMHSVAPYLRNGRLSLVRGAPEFLYPAYAVYSQDADAKNVTPALVGLRHVAATQQPAKAKPARGKPRKRN is encoded by the coding sequence ATGGACATCACGTTGGCGCGCACCTTTCTCGAGATCATGAATTGCGGCAGTTTCGTGCGCGCCGCCGAGCGGCTCCACGTCACGCAGACTGCCGTAAGCGTGCGGGTGCACACGCTCGAAGCCCTGCTCGGCCGGAAATTGTTCGTGCGCAACAAGGCCGGCGCCTCATTGACGCCCGCCGGCGAGCAGTTCACGCGCTACGCGTTGCTGCTGGTCCAGGTCTGGGAGCGGGCCCGGCAGCAGGTGGCGGTTCCACCCGGACTGCGCGCCGTCGTGGCCGTTGCCGGCGAGCTGAGCCTGTGGAATCCGTTCCTGCTCGATTGGCTGGTATGGATGCGGCGCTCGGCGCCGCACCTCGCGCTGCGCGCGCAAGTCGGGCTGCCGGACGGGCTGATGAACCAGGTGAGCCAGGGCGTGATCGACATCGCGGTGACGTATGCCCCGCAGCACAGGCCGGGACTGAAGATCGAGCTGCTGATGAAGGAGAAGCTCGTGATGGTGACGAAAGCGCGGCGCAAGGGTGCGGTGCGCCCGGACGCCTACGTGTATGTGGACTGGGGAGCTGATTTCGTCGCGCACCATGATTTGACCCATCCGGAGCTGTCGAACCCGGGCACGTATGTCGACCTTGGTCCCCTCGGACTCCAGTACATTCTCAAGGTAGGCGGTTCGGGGTATTTCCGGATGCACTCGGTGGCCCCCTATCTGCGCAACGGCCGCCTGAGCCTGGTGCGCGGAGCCCCGGAGTTCCTGTACCCCGCCTATGCCGTCTATTCGCAGGATGCCGATGCAAAAAACGTCACGCCGGCGCTGGTCGGCCTGCGTCACGTCGCCGCCACTCAACAGCCCGCCAAGGCAAAGCCCGCACGCGGGAAACCACGAAAGCGGAACTGA
- the porA gene encoding pyruvate ferredoxin oxidoreductase has product MLKQVEGSKAVAEAIALCRPEVICAYPISPQTHIVEGLGEMVKKGELSPCEFINVESEFAAMSVAIGASAAGARAYTATASQGLLFMAEAVFNAAGMGLPIVMTVANRAIGAPINIWNDHTDSMSQRDCGWIQLFAETNQEALDLHIQAFRLAEELSVPVMVCMDGFILTHAYERVDMPTQAQVDAFLPPFEPRQVLDPQEPVSMGAMVGPEAFMEVRYLAHVKQMQALELIPSWAAEFRKAFGRDSGGLMHGYRMEDAETVVVALGSVLGTIKDTVDGLREKGHRIGVLGITCFRPWPTAAIGEALARAKRVVVVEKAFGVGLGGIVSANVRTSCPGSMDEVHTVIAGLGGRPITRESLARVIVQAEQGSLASLTFLDLNQAAVDRALARERGHRRTGPIAEALLRDVGLVTAQLR; this is encoded by the coding sequence ATGCTGAAGCAGGTTGAAGGTTCCAAGGCGGTCGCCGAGGCGATCGCGCTGTGCCGCCCCGAGGTGATCTGCGCCTATCCGATCTCCCCGCAGACGCACATCGTCGAGGGACTGGGCGAGATGGTGAAGAAGGGCGAGCTCTCCCCGTGCGAGTTCATCAACGTCGAAAGCGAATTCGCCGCCATGAGCGTGGCCATCGGCGCTTCGGCAGCAGGGGCGCGGGCCTACACCGCGACGGCAAGCCAGGGACTGCTGTTCATGGCCGAGGCCGTCTTCAACGCCGCGGGAATGGGACTGCCCATCGTGATGACGGTGGCCAACCGCGCCATCGGCGCGCCCATCAACATCTGGAACGACCACACCGATTCCATGAGCCAGCGCGACTGCGGCTGGATCCAGCTCTTCGCGGAGACGAACCAGGAGGCGCTCGACCTGCACATCCAGGCCTTTCGCCTCGCCGAGGAGCTGTCCGTCCCGGTCATGGTCTGCATGGACGGCTTCATCCTCACCCACGCCTACGAGCGAGTGGACATGCCCACGCAGGCGCAGGTGGATGCGTTCCTGCCGCCCTTCGAGCCCAGGCAGGTGCTGGACCCGCAGGAGCCCGTGTCGATGGGTGCCATGGTGGGCCCGGAGGCGTTCATGGAGGTGCGCTACCTGGCGCACGTGAAGCAGATGCAGGCCCTCGAGCTGATCCCGAGCTGGGCGGCCGAGTTCCGCAAGGCGTTCGGCCGCGACTCCGGCGGCCTCATGCACGGGTATCGCATGGAGGACGCCGAAACCGTGGTGGTCGCCCTGGGCTCGGTGCTGGGGACGATCAAGGACACCGTCGACGGACTGCGCGAGAAGGGTCACCGGATCGGCGTGCTGGGCATCACGTGCTTCCGCCCGTGGCCGACGGCGGCCATCGGCGAGGCGCTCGCCAGGGCGAAACGGGTGGTCGTGGTGGAAAAGGCTTTCGGCGTGGGCCTCGGCGGCATCGTCTCGGCCAACGTGCGCACGTCCTGCCCCGGCTCGATGGACGAGGTGCACACCGTCATCGCGGGACTGGGCGGCCGGCCGATCACGCGCGAGTCCCTGGCGCGCGTGATCGTGCAGGCCGAGCAGGGCAGCCTCGCCTCGCTTACCTTCCTCGATCTCAACCAGGCCGCCGTCGATCGTGCGCTCGCGCGCGAGCGCGGGCATCGCCGCACCGGTCCCATTGCCGAGGCGCTGCTTCGGGACGTGGGCCTCGTCACCGCGCAGCTTCGCTAG
- a CDS encoding cytochrome c — protein MALMAAIFIVLSIFSFLDSRGQTTPDLITYGKYTADQGKRVFQAYNCMGCHTLVGNGAYLGPDLTGEYKRVGPAWLAAFLPSAGGWPTMGAVRAQLPDPDQQADTGAGSIEAYLKKFPGAAIQIERRGGGTTHMPNLPFTKDEVGQLIAFLKYTSAMNTEGWPPKVEVTGLARRLQLAHGGAPAAPAAPAAAAPEPARAALDPAARGAQLVKDNGCLACHATDAKRVVGPGWGGMYNSKTRLADASTVTADDAYLRESILKPNAKIVAGYPAGVMPAYDTLLKDDEVNAIVAYLHTLEKQ, from the coding sequence CTGGCGCTCATGGCCGCGATCTTCATCGTGCTGTCGATTTTTTCGTTTCTGGACTCGCGCGGCCAGACGACGCCGGACTTGATCACCTACGGCAAGTACACGGCCGACCAGGGCAAACGGGTGTTTCAGGCCTACAACTGCATGGGCTGCCACACCCTGGTTGGCAACGGCGCCTACCTGGGCCCGGATCTGACCGGAGAATACAAGCGCGTAGGGCCCGCATGGCTGGCGGCGTTTCTGCCGTCGGCGGGAGGTTGGCCGACCATGGGGGCGGTCCGTGCCCAACTGCCGGATCCCGACCAGCAGGCCGATACCGGCGCCGGCTCGATCGAGGCCTACCTGAAAAAATTTCCCGGTGCGGCGATACAAATCGAGCGGCGCGGCGGCGGCACGACGCACATGCCCAATCTGCCGTTCACCAAGGATGAAGTCGGCCAGCTGATCGCCTTCCTCAAGTACACCTCCGCAATGAACACCGAAGGCTGGCCGCCGAAGGTGGAGGTGACGGGCCTGGCTCGCCGCCTGCAGCTTGCGCATGGCGGCGCGCCAGCGGCTCCGGCGGCTCCTGCTGCCGCGGCACCGGAACCGGCCAGGGCCGCGCTCGATCCCGCGGCGCGCGGCGCGCAACTGGTGAAGGACAACGGCTGTCTGGCCTGTCATGCGACCGATGCCAAACGTGTGGTCGGCCCCGGCTGGGGTGGCATGTACAACTCGAAGACCAGGCTCGCCGACGCCAGCACCGTCACCGCGGACGATGCGTATCTGCGTGAATCGATCCTCAAGCCCAACGCGAAGATCGTGGCGGGCTATCCGGCCGGCGTGATGCCTGCCTACGATACCTTGCTGAAGGACGATGAAGTCAACGCCATCGTGGCCTACCTCCACACCCTGGAGAAGCAGTGA
- a CDS encoding response regulator transcription factor, protein MIRVLLADDHAVVRDGLRALLEAQQDIEVVGDAANGREALRRTKQLQPDVVVMDIGMPEINGIEATQLMHDACPSTRVLILSMHSTTEHIFRALQAGAKGYLLKDAAGHEVVDAVRTVHQGLRYLGRRITATVVDDYIAERRQSSPLEGLSRRERQILQLVAEGKTSAEVATMLFLSPKTVDTYRSRMMHKLGITDLPGLVKFAIQHGVTQLD, encoded by the coding sequence ATGATCAGGGTGCTGCTGGCGGACGATCACGCGGTGGTGCGCGACGGCCTGCGAGCCCTGCTGGAAGCGCAGCAGGACATCGAAGTGGTGGGGGATGCAGCGAACGGACGCGAAGCCCTGCGCCGGACAAAGCAACTGCAGCCGGACGTGGTCGTCATGGATATCGGCATGCCCGAGATCAACGGAATCGAGGCGACGCAGCTCATGCACGATGCGTGTCCCTCGACGCGGGTGCTGATCCTGTCGATGCATTCGACCACCGAGCACATCTTTCGCGCGCTGCAGGCGGGAGCGAAGGGCTATTTGCTGAAGGATGCCGCCGGCCACGAGGTGGTGGACGCCGTGCGCACCGTGCATCAGGGGCTGCGCTACCTCGGCCGCAGGATCACTGCCACCGTGGTCGACGATTACATCGCCGAACGCCGCCAATCAAGCCCCCTGGAAGGCCTGAGCCGGCGCGAGCGACAGATCCTGCAATTGGTGGCGGAGGGGAAAACGAGCGCCGAGGTCGCGACGATGCTTTTTCTGTCGCCGAAGACGGTCGACACCTATCGCAGCCGGATGATGCACAAGCTCGGTATTACCGACCTGCCCGGCCTGGTCAAGTTCGCCATCCAGCACGGGGTGACGCAGCTCGACTAG
- the tal gene encoding transaldolase, producing the protein MNRTRLLRDLGQSLWLDNITREILDNGTLGRYIDEFSITGLTSNPTIFEHAIGNTGAYDRSIRDKAAEGKAGEALFVELALEDLRRAADLFRPAFDASDGVDGWVSMELSPLLADDTAGSIDAAARIQRQAERPNLYVKIPGTPAGIPAIEESIYAGVPINVTLLFSREQYLAAAEAYLRGIERRMDVGRDPRVGSVASLFVSRWDKAVSGTVPDELRNRLGIAIAGRTYRAYRELLGSPRWRRLAAAGARPQRLLWASTGTKDPQASETLYLEALAAPDTIDTIPENTLHAFALRGDVAGPLRDDGGDAERVLAQFAQARVDVDALALELQREGAQAFVKSWQALMRRIADKSKALATAG; encoded by the coding sequence ATGAACCGAACCCGGCTGCTGCGCGATCTCGGCCAGAGTCTCTGGCTGGACAATATTACCCGCGAGATCCTCGACAACGGCACACTTGGCCGCTATATCGACGAGTTCTCGATTACCGGGCTGACCTCGAACCCCACGATCTTCGAACACGCGATCGGCAACACCGGCGCGTACGATCGGAGCATTCGCGACAAGGCGGCGGAAGGAAAAGCCGGCGAGGCGCTGTTCGTCGAGCTCGCGCTGGAAGACCTGCGCCGCGCAGCCGATCTGTTCCGGCCGGCGTTCGACGCCAGTGACGGCGTCGACGGCTGGGTATCGATGGAGCTCTCGCCCCTGCTTGCCGACGACACCGCGGGCAGTATTGACGCGGCGGCGCGAATCCAGCGCCAGGCCGAACGGCCGAACCTGTACGTGAAGATTCCCGGTACGCCCGCCGGCATTCCCGCGATCGAGGAATCGATCTACGCCGGCGTGCCGATCAACGTCACGCTGCTCTTTTCGCGCGAGCAATATCTTGCCGCGGCCGAAGCCTATCTGCGCGGGATCGAGCGCCGCATGGACGTCGGCCGCGATCCGCGCGTCGGTTCGGTCGCCTCGCTGTTCGTGAGCCGCTGGGACAAGGCGGTGAGCGGCACGGTTCCAGACGAGCTGCGCAACCGGCTCGGCATCGCGATCGCCGGACGCACCTACCGCGCCTATCGCGAGCTGCTGGGCTCGCCGCGATGGCGCAGGCTCGCCGCCGCCGGTGCGCGTCCGCAGCGATTGCTCTGGGCCAGCACCGGCACCAAGGACCCGCAGGCCTCGGAGACCCTGTATCTCGAGGCGCTGGCGGCGCCCGACACCATCGATACCATCCCGGAAAATACCCTGCACGCCTTCGCCCTGCGCGGAGACGTAGCGGGACCGCTGCGGGACGACGGCGGCGATGCGGAGCGGGTGCTCGCGCAATTCGCGCAGGCCAGGGTGGATGTCGACGCGCTCGCGCTCGAATTGCAGCGCGAGGGTGCGCAGGCGTTCGTCAAGTCGTGGCAGGCCCTGATGCGGCGCATCGCCGACAAGAGCAAGGCGCTCGCCACCGCCGGCTAG